In Zingiber officinale cultivar Zhangliang chromosome 1A, Zo_v1.1, whole genome shotgun sequence, a genomic segment contains:
- the LOC122037879 gene encoding 2-hydroxy-6-oxononadienedioate/2-hydroxy-6-oxononatrienedioate hydrolase-like isoform X2 yields MGSLRSFRRKWRNSEIPSPAIWPSGSCGSRFSSCLEWRYSYPLLEDAGINAWAVDILGWGFSDLEMLPSCNVAAKREHLFQLLQFWSSYIGRPMVLVGPSLGAAVAIDFLTNHPEAVSKLIMIDASVYAEGTGNLAKLPRILAYAGVSFLKSIPLRVYVNSLTFNKVSFQTSLDYMNVGRLHCLLPWWEDATVDFMLSGGYDVKNYIQEIKQKTLILWGQDDQIVSNELALRLHREVPNSTLVQIPGCGHLPHVEKPEVAVEHIIKFLREECHAL; encoded by the exons ATGGGTTCCCTTCGTTCCTTCCGAAGGAAGTGGAGAAACTCAGAGATCCCTTCGCCCGCGATATGGCCAAGCGGATCGTGCGGCTCCCGGTTCAG CTCTTGTTTAGAGTGGAGGTATTCCTATCCTTTGCTTGAGGATGCTGGAATCAATGCATGGGCTGTGGACATTCTTGGATGGGGATTTTCAGACTTAG AAATGCTTCCTTCGTGTAATGTGGCTGCCAAACGTGAGCACCTATTTCAG TTATTGCAGTTTTGGAGTTCATATATAGGAAGGCCTATGGTATTAGTTGGGCCAAGCCTTGGTGCTGCTGTTGCAATTGACTTTTTAACCAACCATCCAGAAGCG GTTAGCAAATTAATAATGATTGATGCAAGTGTATATGCAGAGGGCACTGGTAACTTGGCAAAACTACCTAGAATTTTAGCTTATGCTGGG GTATCCTTTTTAAAGAGCATACCACTGCGAGTCTATGTGAATAGCTTGACTTTCAACAAAGTTTCATTTCAGACATCGTTGGATTATATGAAt GTGGGTCGATTGCACTGTTTACTACCCTGGTGGGAGGATGCCACTGTTGATTTTATGCTAAGTGGAGGTTATGATGTCAAAAACTATATACAAGAG ATTAAGCAAAAGACTCTAATTCTATGGGGACAAGATGATCAAATCGTTAGCAACGAACTGGCACTC AGATTGCATCGCGAAGTGCCAAATTCTACATTGGTTCAGATCCCAGGATGTGGCCATTTGCCCCACGTAGAGAAACCGGAAGTGGCGGTCGAACATATTATCAAGTTTCTTCGAGAAGAAT
- the LOC122037881 gene encoding truncated transcription factor CAULIFLOWER A-like gives MGRGRIEVLRIENNVNRQVTFSKRKTGLLKKAYELSVLCDVELGLIIFSGRGKLFHFSTASSLLNIIEQYRRCSHNNNPTESWDSSNNETQNNYLEFLRLKTRIDFLQRSQRNLLGEDLQSLNIKELDQLENQIEVSLSHIRSTKSQVITNEISDLKCKENKLQEFNTTLRKKLQEIVADDFLHSSMQEGDNSNIKSGRSEFHPLECDPSVQIGSNPSVDLLSGEMAFMAEDVDEFVRQWM, from the exons atggGAAGAGGGAGGATTGAAGTGCTGAGGATAGAGAACAATGTCAACAGGCAGGTGACGTTCTCCAAGAGGAAGACCGGTCTGCTCAAGAAGGCCTACGAGCTCTCGGTTCTCTGCGACGTGGAGCTCGGACTCATCATCTTCTCCGGTCGCGGCAAGCTCTTCCACTTCTCTACCGCCTCAag TTTGCTTAACATAATTGAGCAGTACAGAAGGTGTAGCCATAACAATAATCCAACAGAATCCTGGGACTCATCAAATAATGAGACACAG AATAATTACCTTGAATTCTTGAGGCTGAAAACACGAATTGACTTTCTTCAACGTTCTCAAAG GAACCTGCTTGGTGAAGATCTACAGTCCCTAAACATTAAAGAGCTCGATCAGCTTGAGAATCAAATTGAAGTATCATTAAGCCATATCAGATCAACAAAG AGCCAAGTAATTACTAATGAGATATCAGATCTTAAATGCAAG GAAAACAAGTTGCAAGAATTTAACACAACCCTGAGAAAGAAG TTGCAAGAAATTGTTGCAGATGATTTCCTCCATAGCTCAATGCAAGAAGGTGACAATAGCAATATCAAGTCCGGTCGGTCAGAGTTTCACCCTCTGGAATGTGATCCTTCGGTGCAAATTGG GTCCAATCCCTCTGTGGACCTATTGAGTGGAGAAATGGCTTTCATGGCCGAAGATGTTGATGAATTTGTCAGGCAATGGATGTGA
- the LOC122037879 gene encoding uncharacterized hydrolase YugF-like isoform X1 — MLLFAPSTASVSSVPGILAVRASANGFPSFLPKEVEKLRDPFARDMAKRIVRLPVQGSFAKGYIMSSCVKPLKEHETEPLVLLHGFDSSCLEWRYSYPLLEDAGINAWAVDILGWGFSDLEMLPSCNVAAKREHLFQFWSSYIGRPMVLVGPSLGAAVAIDFLTNHPEAVSKLIMIDASVYAEGTGNLAKLPRILAYAGVSFLKSIPLRVYVNSLTFNKVSFQTSLDYMNVGRLHCLLPWWEDATVDFMLSGGYDVKNYIQEIKQKTLILWGQDDQIVSNELALRLHREVPNSTLVQIPGCGHLPHVEKPEVAVEHIIKFLREECHAL, encoded by the exons ATGCTGCTCTTCGCCCCCTCGACGGCCAGCGTTTCGTCGGTTCCCGGGATCCTCGCGGTTAGGGCTTCTGCGAATGGGTTCCCTTCGTTCCTTCCGAAGGAAGTGGAGAAACTCAGAGATCCCTTCGCCCGCGATATGGCCAAGCGGATCGTGCGGCTCCCGGTTCAG GGAAGCTTTGCAAAAGGGTATATTATGAGTAGTTGCGTGAAGCCATTAAAAGAGCATGAAACAGAGCCATTAGTTCTTCTTCATGGATTTGACAG CTCTTGTTTAGAGTGGAGGTATTCCTATCCTTTGCTTGAGGATGCTGGAATCAATGCATGGGCTGTGGACATTCTTGGATGGGGATTTTCAGACTTAG AAATGCTTCCTTCGTGTAATGTGGCTGCCAAACGTGAGCACCTATTTCAG TTTTGGAGTTCATATATAGGAAGGCCTATGGTATTAGTTGGGCCAAGCCTTGGTGCTGCTGTTGCAATTGACTTTTTAACCAACCATCCAGAAGCG GTTAGCAAATTAATAATGATTGATGCAAGTGTATATGCAGAGGGCACTGGTAACTTGGCAAAACTACCTAGAATTTTAGCTTATGCTGGG GTATCCTTTTTAAAGAGCATACCACTGCGAGTCTATGTGAATAGCTTGACTTTCAACAAAGTTTCATTTCAGACATCGTTGGATTATATGAAt GTGGGTCGATTGCACTGTTTACTACCCTGGTGGGAGGATGCCACTGTTGATTTTATGCTAAGTGGAGGTTATGATGTCAAAAACTATATACAAGAG ATTAAGCAAAAGACTCTAATTCTATGGGGACAAGATGATCAAATCGTTAGCAACGAACTGGCACTC AGATTGCATCGCGAAGTGCCAAATTCTACATTGGTTCAGATCCCAGGATGTGGCCATTTGCCCCACGTAGAGAAACCGGAAGTGGCGGTCGAACATATTATCAAGTTTCTTCGAGAAGAAT